A window of Phaseolus vulgaris cultivar G19833 chromosome 4, P. vulgaris v2.0, whole genome shotgun sequence genomic DNA:
AGACTGAAACATAGTGCATTGAAAACAGTAAATTTCAAAACTTTTCACATAATGACAATACACTGAACAGAATTTTTACCTTTGTGTAGTCATGACCATAAATGTGTTTATAGCTAAGAAATGTTTGCTTCAGTTGGGGAATGCTTCTCTTGCTTAAAATTTCTAATACAACAGCTTCATCTGCAGCTCCTAAGCCTCCCTCACCAGTTTCATAGAGCCTCCTTGCATCACTCTTGGATATGTGATGGTTGACATCTACTTGGTGAGCTTTGTGTGATGCAGCCAATGCCACAAGAATCTACAAAATCAAAGCAATTTCTTTGACAAATTCCCATAAATCAATTGAGTGATTCTGATTGGAGTAATATCTCTCACCTTTTGAAATGGGTGTGGAGGGTCCAAATGGATAATATCTTGGTCTAACTGTCTCCTGAACATTCTCTGGTAGGCCTGTGTGATGAGAAGAACATGACTTGATTTTCTACACACGAAAATCTCCACAAGAGCCTTGAAATCAGTCTCATCTTGTTGAAGAGACTCTCTAACCACAGCAGCATCCCTGTCATGAGGGTCAAGCATCCACCAGGACAAGGCAGAACAGTTCATGGAAGGACAAAACAAATCTTCATACCTTTGAAGATAGCTTGTCAACTCTTCTCCATAGATTGCCTTGAAGGTCTCTTTGAGTTTTTGCTTTTCAAGGAGGGTTCTACAAGTCAGAGATGGGATCAGTTGACTCAAATCCCCCAAAGAATCATGAATTCTCTTGCACTCAAGTTCAAAATTGTGGTTTGTCATTGTAAGAATGTTGTTAGCCATGTGAGGAAATGATATGTATTTAAGCAACAATTGCTTGAAGGGTAAGGCAGGAATCCTACTTTAAGTTTTTGTGCCTTCTTCCATGGGAGAAAAATGGAGTAGGGTGGACTCATCACACACTAATGGCTATAGGGTAGGCTTGAAATTAATGTTCAAAAAGACAAAAGCAAGTGAAGTTTCTATGCATTGAGTTGATGGTGATGTGTAAAGCAGGTTGTACTTGTATGTGCTTGCCATGTGAAGCTTGTTTAGTAGCTGAATTTGTCATTGGTATCCAAGTAGACTCTGACTCCACCATAACACCTTTCCCAACATCAACTAGCTTCAGAGTTTccattcaaaataatttaatattcaaCCAGAAGAACTACCACTTTTTAAACACTTCTGAAATGCAACTTTTTCATTGCATGTTTACAGACACATCAAATCATTAAATACGTTTGTGTTTTGTTGTATAATGAGTATATTTTCTAATCAAAATGACTTTTATCTTCTTGTGATTTATTACCAGATCCAGAAAATCTATATAATTAAAAACCATCCTCTCCCCCATATTAAATTTAGAATTATAAATTTCTTTGAAGctattatatatgaataaaaacTAGCTACGTTGTTATGCAATTAGtgatctcatttttttttaaatatcacatatcttcctttttttttctccacaATCTTGTTTTGGAGATGAAAAATAGTTCTTCAATGGCTTTTTCACTTTTAAGAGTGTATTTCTTTCTTGGTCTGGTGCATTGAGAACAATAAAATTGATGGAAATCATTCAACCTTAAAATCATTAGCTAGGAAGATTGAGCTTTATTGGAAAGGAGCACATGATTGAATACTCTTTTTCTTCTGCTTTGTAAAAATTGTACATAGTAGTTTAGGAATTATTTTTGGGTCTTGTATTTTGGGCAATATAGAGTAGAATTTTATTTTGGCTTATTTTCATGAGCCATGTTGGGCCTAGTAGATTATGGTGTAAATAGGAAGAGTCTAGCTAGGGTTATAATGGGCTTCCTTGTGTCCAATGCAACTCTAGGCCATTTAGGGTTTCCAAGAGAAGCATGGAGCGGTTAGGTGGAAGCATCTGATGTCAAAGCATGGCATGGGAAGCATGAGAACCCCACCTAAGCATAGGCAAGGAAGACATGAATGTCAACATGTCATCTCCTCAATAGAGAGAGTTTTCCTTCAATGAAGAAAGGTCATTCGTCAATCTCTAATTTGAGAGGATTTGCTCAAATGAGAGAAAACCATTTGTCACCATGGAAGTGGAGAGTTTTTAAGGTTAAAATTTGAACATTGGTTGTCATTAGCACTATAAATAAGTGTGCTAGGCCTCTTGTAATTCAACTTTTAATTGAGTAATGAATTGTTGTCCAAATACTGAGACACATCTACTTGTCAAAGTTCACTCTATGTTAGTACATCTTCTTGTGACTAACCTAGGCACTTTTAggagttggcctcacctcttCTAAACTTCTTTCTTCACGGATTCACTTCATTTCTCCATTGAAATTTCACTTATCCATAGCTTTTGTAAGGCATCATCTAGATCCATCCAAAGACAAcggaaaaacaaaagaaatgagCAAGATCGGTTTGCATCAAAGATTTGTCAAAACAAGAAAACACAAGAAATGAGTgttgaattgtgtttttatcaaatttaaaaataaaatcctaAACATCATCTAATTGGATATACTCATACAATAGTTTATTTCATCAAGTGATCAAATTAAAACTCTTAACTCGATCACATGACTTGAGTATTTTCTagcttatttaaaaaaaaaacatcaaacaACTTTTCTTGCATATGATGGATTATAACAAATGCAACTTAAAACCCTGACTGAAACACTTTGAAATAAAGATGGTTTTCAAATAAGTGTATTTACAATAAGTTCTCCATTCCTTAGTTAGTAcaaataataatcatataatGTAAATAGAGTAAGGAATAGTTAAATGCACACAACAATTCATATTGGTTCGTCTGTCGCAGTAGGCTACATCCATTTTTCAATCAACAGACTAACTCCCACTTGGTAAACTAATATTGTGAAGTACAtttcaagtattttttttttacttattacCACTCCTGACTAATCCCTTGAGTGTTCTTGACATAAGTAACTCCTAACTTAATAGAGTATTCTTTTATATTGTAACCATTCATTGCTAACCTCATTAAGTATTCTTGACACAAGTCATTCCTAGCTTGACCAAGTATTTTTTATCAAGTCACTCCTAGCTAAACTGAGTATTCTTTAGCAAGCCACTCTAAGGTAAACTAAGTATCACTAGTAAAAATTGTGTTATTGATGACCAAAAACAACAACGGTTCCTTCGAGTGTCGTCTATATTTAATTAGTGGctctttttataaatataacaaCCTATATGACGATGGTTAAATGGGAATCGTTGTCATAGAGCAAAATAATGACGATTACACTAAAGGATATTACAAAACTttgtaattttatctttaaattttggatattatgttttaaatttctcATTTATCTTACTTTTTTATGGTTTCGTAGTATATTATTCATTCTACCTGGTTGTAGAATATATATTGTATATAGGTTGATTAATTATCAAGcaagaaaaaacataaaataaaataaattaaaaaagaacaTGAACCCCAAGAACGACGATGGTTTATTACAAAACCGTCATTGTATACCACCCCAAGAAGCCCTTGTTTACACATTCAGATCACCTATGATGATGATTTTTATCCAACCATCATCGTTGTCGAACCATGTGACGATGGTCCAAACCGTCgtctaatataatatttttaacaaagTCTCGAAGATGACAATTTAGAAACCATCGTCAAAACCTGCTTTAAAACATCATTAAAGAAACTTGTTGTACTGGTGTATTCTTTATCAAATCACTCCTAGCTAATCTGATTATTCTTTACCAAGTCACTCCTaattaattgagtattcttttgGCACCTAATCACTCCTAGCTAGTCCTTTTAATATTCTTTTCAAAACCACTCTTGGTTTTAACGAGTATTGTTTACCAAACAATCAATCCTGGCTAAGGTATCGAGGTTGACTGTTTACATGATCATCACATCATGGAGTTTTTATATTAGGCAGTGTTTGGACCTTACAACAAGTGCAAGGTTAAGCTTTCTCTCTAAATTCATATCATTATCTTTATTCTCTAGAAAGGGGTTGTGTCTTTCAACGTATACAAAGGGTAAACACTCTTTCCTAGAATGTTGGATGAACACTCATAGTGTCTTCCATGTAGCTTTTATGGATCTAAAGATTTGGTAGCCTCTCAGCATTGGGATCTCTTATCTTCTTCTTAGAAGCTTTGAGGAATGCTCAATATTTGAGAAGCATTTTAGCATAGTGTAACCTTAGCtctctatttcttcttctttatgaaAGGCTTTATATAGGTGCTAAAATCATATATCCATTAAGAGACCATTTCTAGTCGTTGAGAAACTTTAGCTTTCATCCATGTTCTTTTTGTGTTTGACGAGCTTGAAGTGGATGTTGAATTAAATGTACTCCATATAGCTTTAAATGCTCTTTCGAAATACTCATCTACATAGGTAGCATAGTCTTTTGCACAAACTCATGGTAAAAATGAACATCTTACATGGTAGATGGTTGAGCCCTAGTTGAAATGTTCTTTGTGTCAAAAGGCTGGTAAAAAAATCAGCTTTAGATTTTTTCCCAAGATATCGTTTTATCTCTTGGGAAAATGAAGGCAGTGGACATTTATTGCATCAAAAGAATAATTATACATATGTTCAAGTAGTAAAAAGTTAGCTTAATATGTGTGTGTAAGTTTGATCTTGTGTGTGCTTTATCATATGTAAAGGAAGATTACACAGTATTATATTGTTTATCAAATGGAACACTTGTGTCTTACATGATATGTGAATAAAACATTAGTTTTATATATGATGCATGATTATGTTTTATGCTTTGTTTGTATTTAAGCGTCTAAATCAAAATCACAAGGTGTTGGATTTTTTCTTAACAGATTCCTACAAGATTTTTTAGAGACAAATAATCTAGGTTTTTAGACTTTCGCAATAATGTCAATTGTTACCTCCACTGTATAGGAAAACTATATAGTATCTTGCCAATGTGATCACATGTATCATAATGTTTGCCTAGTGAACATAGTTTATTTAATGAGTTTAAATTTGTTAACATATGTTTCATACTTCCATATTAAATAACTCGCATTAAGCACATTGAGTTTGTTCATTTTTACCTTAGTTGAACCTTCATACATTACTATTAGTGTCCCACTTTTCTTAGCACTTTTAAAggcatgattttttttatttttttttgtattcttCTTTAAATAAAGCAAGTGTGAGTGCCTTTCTAGACTTTGAGTTAAGCATATATCTCTTTTTACAATTATCGTCCATGTATTTCTTCGAAGAGTTTCTTTGTTGATGTATAAAGAAATATAGTCACCATTCTCCACTATGTCCATCATTTGACATAACTAAAAAACTGCAATTATCATTTCCTTCTAGTAGTTGAACTGAACTCCCTCAAACATGGAACTGTCCTTTCTCCGTGCTTTGTAGGATCCTTTATTTTGATCCTTCAAAGAATTAAGAGGTTGATTATGATATCAATTGAACTAACTTTAagtatcaaaatataaattgtaaaagttaagtatttttcaaaactaaattaatataatatttttcaatcacagagtacaataaaaatttattatgttaaaaaaCAACTGACATtgaaacattaatattttagaacATTTTGTGAAGTTATGCAAGTTTGTCAGACGATACTTCTTTATCTCCTCGAGATCAAGCACATATGTTTCTTGTATCATTAGACCTAGGTCAAGTTACTTGTGGTGAATGTTGAGTACTAAGAAGGAGGATTGTTTCATGACCTTTAAAGTTATCAAATTTCTAATTTGTTTTCAAGAAAATGCTTataacaaattatcttttgctAAAGGTGTATCCATTAACACACCACCTATGTTTGGAAGGGTTCATTACCAATTTTGAAAAGTGaatataaaaaatctaattGAATTTATTGTTAAAGACATTATGAATGTTATTGTTAATGGGCCATATATCCCAATGCATAAATTTTATCATTGCTCTTAGGTGGATTTGACTAATGTTGAAAATCATTACACAAAATATGATTGTAACATCAAAAACAATATCTACACtaaatctttatattttttcatgtttATCAATATAGAAGTTCCAAAAAATATGTGGGACACCTTAAAAGTTACTTATGAAGGCACAACTAATattaaaagaacaaaaatatatacTCTAGTGCAAGAATATGACATGTTTTGTTTGCAACAAGGTGAAACTATTTTAGATGTGTAGAAAATGTTTACCCACATCATAAATTATCTTATTGAGGTTGCAAATATTTTAAGAAGGAAGGTACTTGATAAATATTGGAAACCAAAAGTTATTGTAATATTCAAATAAAAGAATTTGTCTGCTATGAATCTTGTATCTTTGTATGGGCAAGATGAAATATCAAgagttagaaatgaatagactTTTTAACCAAGAACtcaataaagaaagaaataaaacacacaaaaacaattATACAACAAGAAGAATCGAGTGAGAAAAATCCTGAAGATGGAACATGCAAAATTTATCTCACTTGGTTAAAAGATTTTTGGAAAACAAGAATAGGAACAAAAACTTCAATCAAATGAAGCACTttcataacaaaatttaattataatcttCGTAATTTCACTTGTTTTGATTGTGGTGAatagaaacaaaagaaaattaagtgtcgaaacacacacaaaaaaaaaatatacatttagtataaaaaaacataattaaaagaGATTATGGTTGCATGACATTCACAATGATACATCATCATTAAGGGTATtctgaattttgaaatttactCTAACTATGAAAAACTTGTATATGCATTTAAGCATTTAATGAGATGCATGATAAGGAAAATAAGTTGTTATATTCAAATAATAGACTAAAAGGTATGAAGAGTTgacttgagaaaaaaaaatgatttaattagAAGGGAAAATGGAAAATTCAAAATCTAATTACGAGgtattagaaattatttataaaagttcTTCTTTCCTACTTCTCCATGTGCAGTTCTCTAATGTGAAAATTACATGGCTTTGGAagataaaatttagtttttgatAAAAACCACTTCCAAAATTCATAAAAGAAGAGCTAATTTGGATAAATTTTTATTCCGAGAATATTATATGCCTAatccaaaaaaattaaatttaaaaatgaagagaaaaattcagattttaaaaacaaaatgaaatctCAAAACAATTCTCCAATTCCTAGTCATGTTTCCTTTATCATGCTTTTAGTTATGTGGATATATGGATTTGTGTTAATTCTCTTCTTTCTTGTCCATCTGGTGACAAGTAAGAAGcactacaaaaaattattaaatacaaattattttcaaaaaaaaaaattaattattatattaattaaattaaataccaCTTTATGGActtaaaaatcattaatatttaaagttattttaattaatagagTATTTAATCATTTTAAGAATTCAGTATAATCTTCTGAGAAAAATTACTCAAAATACGGAAAATAATTAGAGTGATGGTAGCACTACAAAATGTGGAGGTAGTAGACTCTTAAAATACATaagttaattataaataaaaatattatttttatatatgttatgaGCTTGGTTATGAATTTCAGAATATTAAGATTCTCATTTGTCTTATTTTTGTTAATCAAAGGAAGTAGGGATGTGTATGGATTGGATTAATCTAAGTTCAAATAACCGGAGTAGAATTAAAtctaaatctattttttttttaaataaactagTTTGAAATTTTGTAGATTCAGATCTAAATAATTGGATTAAAATTTATctaaattcataatttatttttaaatccaaatctgtgttatgaaaaaaataagttagatttttataaattggtataGTATCAATTTTAGAATTGATACTTTATTTTCTCAAATCAGTattaagaataatttttaaaatgaaaatttattgaaatcttcaaaatttcataaatgtgtgattaaataataattctaaaaataagttaatttttgTTAGTTAATACATGTTTTATGTAGAGTTGTCCATAATCTTTGGTAAATGAATGTGAGCAACATCTCACTTCTCAATAAAAGAATATGAATTTTGTTTATCATGTTCCGTTTTCAAAGAAAGAATTGatcttcatcttcatcctcTTCAATAAGTATGAATTTGGTATAATCTTCATCTCCATAAAAAAAACAGGTATATCCATACCGATCATCTTCCTATTCCagctattaattaattattttttataaaaaaatcacattaaaaGAAACATGAAATATTCAATATCAAATATtaagaaattataattatataaatatcaaataaaagtataacaattaaacaaaaattaaatgattataaaaaagtgTAAAAATAATCACATATAAATAAGTTACCAaactaaaaaccaaaaaaaaaaaaatataaccttTTTAAATCACCTAATAAATTAAAGAcaatttagtaatttaaaactGAAATTATAAGACGAGAATAGGTGCTGGACAGACAGTACTCATCCCTTTACTCATTCAATAAGGAGACTCCCAagtaaaatcaaaacaaatgagACAATAATTTGTCATTCCTATTACTTTTACTTGATTTCAAAAGATTCTGCAAAGTTCAGAAGATAGTCAAACCTTTGAGGTTACTCCTTTATGATCAACACAAGGTTAAATAAGGTCAAAATCAAGTTATTGTTGTTTAGGGTGTAGGATTTAACCTGACTTGAGTTACTATagtaaattacaaataaaacaaatattcaaaCCTTTGAGGTTAAGAATGAAAAACTTAACAAGAATGCCTAAAGATATTTTCAGCAAAACTACACGGAGGAGAGTAGTGTCTGGAAAAGACTCGTTAAATCAAAAGTTGTGAACTAGAAATTATGCCAATAGAGATGTACCAAAGCATTGTGCCCCTTCCATCAGAGAAAAAACAAGGTGAATTTGAACAGTCAGACTGTTGGATTATGGAATTATCTATCTTATTAGGATAAGGGAGGTAGGATAAAGGAAGGAGAGATTAAATTCTTCTTTCTCCTTCCTTTGTCCGAAAATAAAGCTATATAATTCCAAAATCCACTTCTTTGTCCGAGTGAAGCTATATAATTCCAAAATCCAACGGTAGGATTCTCTACCTTGTTCCATTGAGATATATGTAGAGAGACacactatttaaaaaattgtaaatttttagTTGCATAACAAGTCTTTTACAGATTTGCTACTTGTTTCAGTATCTTAAACATGTACTCTTGTCGGCACTTCCCTTCCATCTACATTTGGGATTTATGAAAGAGAATAAGCACCTTTTTAGTGTTTGAACTAGTGAAAATAGTCCAAGATTATCCGAAAAAATCATTAATGCACACAGCTACTTGGGGGATGGAGTGATGAACTTGCCTAACCAATGTAGTTAAAACCGCAAGTAAACTCGCAAAATCTTACAATGCAACGAGTTCGGAGGCCAAAACAAGTTGACTTGGATGGTGGATCGGCGTCGGAGCAGATCGTATCGCGTCGCCGCAGAGTTCCCTGCATCGGAGGCCATCTCCGAGCTACCTCATACTTAGCGTGACATGTTGTTTGCCCAAAAATAAACCCTAAATTTTTTTAACCTAGTGTGCCCAATGCAACCCAAATCATATTTCTATAGAGTGAAGAGTGAATAATCAGAAACCCTAAAGAGAGAACAAGCACCACACCCATGGTTATCAAACTCACGAGTCAACTCGTTGACTCGTCCGAGTTTACGTGTCCACTTTGCCTtaccgagttaactcggtaGTAAACTCGTTTTTGGGGTAAACTCAGTGGACTCGACACGGACTCGGTGAAATCGTAGTGGACTCGCGACTCTAGTCCGAGTTGAAGAGTCCAACTGGGTTTTTTTTAAACCCAAAACAGTGTCGTTTGTGTTTGTGTGTGGACTACGTGTTCTTCTGTGGAGTGCGGCGGTAGATCGAGCAGAGCGTGCGATGGTCGCGGGTTGcaggtggtggcgtcgcagtgGTCGCAGGTTGCTGCTTGAGATGGGTGGTGTGAAATTAGGGTAGGGAAGGGATTAgggttctattttttttattgggctGCTGCAGAATGAagtctgtttttttttaattgggcTTGCTgcacattaattttttttgggcAGAAGTTGAATTTGGAGGAGCAGTATATTTTTTAAGGAAGGTCTGGGAGGGTGTGGATCAAATTCAAGTGAGGTCAGTAGAACTGCATCTTCTAATAGAAGTAAAAATGCTctaaaaaactattaattttttgtaataGGAAAGTAGACTCTTACGAGTTTACGAGTTTACGAGTTTACGAGTCGAGTCTACGGAGCTCCCACGAGTCTACGTAGACTCGCGAGTTTGACAACCTTGACCACACCACATCGTCACGACCAGTTGCGAACACCGCTGCAGCCTCTCGCAAACGCCATCATCACCGATCACGAACACCATCACCGTTGGTCGCAACACCACTGCCACCTCTCACGAACGCCACGGTTGTCGTCACGTTCTCCTCTTCTCTCTCATTCTCCATCACAGTCACgtgttcatttttttcttctcccaAGAGAGTGCCTTTTATTATGGCTTAATGAAACTAGTTAGTTGTTTTATGTGGGAACAATTTATGTGAAGTTAGTTGTTTTTTATGAACAATTTATGATTTATGAAAATGTTTCCAGTTTTGTTAtgtattgaatattatttttcatatgttaGTAACTCTTACGAGTCGAGTTACAATCCTCGGGTTACGATCTTTTAGCTCCATCCCAATCCTCGCACGAGTTACAAGTTTGACTACATTGTGCCTATCCATCATCTTTCTTAATAATAGCAAGAGAAGTTCCACTTTGTCCTTCTTCAAATGGCTAGCTATATATTATTGAGGGGAGTTTAGTtatttcaagaaaaataaagatgtCGTTAGAGACATTTAAACAATATGAAGGAGGTTAATATGATTTGTCCAAAGATTATGAGCAGAAAACTACACTTCTTTAAAGAGCAAATGCATTAGCAATTTTAGAATTATCACAAGGAGCAGAGGCAAATTTGCATGACATTGCATTAGACAGTTAACACAACAGTTCTTTCCATTATCCCAGCCAAGTGTGGATGACAATGAATGTTCCAGCCATCCCAAATTGCACACCCAAATAATCAACAACTAAGGTTTTGCCTAATTGAACATATTATCAACACTGGAACCACGTATTCTCCATCAGAGTTAACAAAAGTTGCTACTTATTGCTAGAATTCAAAAAGGCTAGATACCAGGTGCATGAAAGAGCCTCCCATACAGACAGCAAGATCAAATATTATGACAAAACCCTCCATGCACAATTAATCAGGAACACAAACTTACTAAATCAGACCAATACTGCCTTTCGTATCCGGCAGTTTGGTATATGTGTTTAaactttctataaaaaaaaaattaataaacattaTCACTTATCAGCAACTTTTACATACTTGGGTCAACTTGTTTTGGAAAAGCAAAAGCAAGCTTCCGCTTTCTGTTAATTACTGTACTTCGGAGTTTGAGAGAACAAGCAATGGACTATGCAGAGTTTATAAGTCACTTCGTAAAAAAGACTATACCATAGACACACACAAAAATAATCCACAAAATACATGATACAGAGAGTAGCATAAAGGCCAATAAACGATACCTAACACAATGAACTAATTGCTCGATGACTGAAGGGCTTCAGATATCAACTTAATCTGCTCCCCAATCAGTAGAGAGCGATTCGCAAGTAGTTCCATCTCAGAATGTACCAACATGTTCCACCTTCTCTCCAATTCCTTCCTCTTGGATTCTCCAATTAAAGTAAGTCCTCTCTTCATCTCATCCGCGTCCAGCTCTTCAAAACAAGAAATCTTGCGGTAAAGCAAACTCACGTCCCCACTATCATACTCTCCAGGCGCCGGCAACGCCAGCAGCGGCGCTGATGGCTGCGGCAAAACGTTGTCCTTGGCTTTTGGCACACTTGTGGTGGCAGATTCCTTCTTCTTTGGTTTCCTGCCTTTCCCATTAAACTTGGGCTTTTCCACCAGCCCGTTGGGCCAATCAATCCAAATCTTCTTGGAGAATTCAAACAGGGTCTGGTCGTGAGGTTTCAACAACCGAGGCTCCTTCCCCTCTGCCTGTCTCTCCAAATGAGTCTTGCACCTCTTCTTCATCCGTCGGATCTTCTCCTTCAGCTGCAAGCTGGAAAACTCCACGTGGAGTGACTTCTTAATGAAGCTGTGGAAAGCGTCGGCGTATCTGTAAGGGTCTTGCCCTGTCATTGAGATGAACTCAAGGATGCCCTTAAGAATGCCGACCTCGTCTTCAGGGCTCCAGATCCTCTGGAACAACTTCGCCTGGCTGCCGGACTTATTCCCGTCCTCCTCCGTCGCGTCATTAGCAACGGAGGAAGAAGGAGCGTCGGCTCGTTTCTTCTTCAAGCGTTTCGGGTCAGTTTTGTGGATGGAGCGCTTCGATACAGGTTTCACCTGCGCGGAGGAACGCTGGGCCTGGTCCTGGGGCTGGAGCTGGTCCGTAGGCTTGGATTTTGGTTTGggtttggatttggatttggcTCGGGTAGGTTCGGAATCAGTGTCAGATTCTGAgaaggaggatttggggtgagcGTTGGAGGGAGGGTTTGCAGAAGCAGGGAGAGTGGAACGTTGCTTCTTGTCTTCTTCGGAAGAATCGTCTTCATCTTCAGATGAGGAAACCTGTGCTGCTGCTACTGGTGGTGGTGCTGCTGCTGCTGCATGCGGTTGAGAGGAACGCGGTCGGTCATCACCTTCCTCGGATTCGGAGGAGGAAGCAGTTGGAGGATCTTCAATGGGGGGAGGAGGACGCTTCTTCCGCTTCTGTGGCATGGTCAAATTTGGGAATTAGGGTTTCCGGAGAGTGACAGTGAGAAAGAACTCAACACAGGAAAGTGGATCGGTTATTACACAGGGAAACAAGGGAACCAACaccaaacatatatatatatatatatatatatatatatatatattaatattacttattgtaattagtttttttataaataataaaattaatagaatGAACTGTGTTCTAAACATAAACCCGGTAACATAGcgataaatttgtttttgttaaaaattgaattgatgattgtttttataaatatataaaaaaaataataagttttgaaaaatattgaaagacataatatttgataatttttttattgatggaaaaaaaataaacttacacTTGTGTAATTTGTATTGAATATCATATgtcaataattttatataaaataatatttttttcaatctaaccgctaaattataatttcaaaatttcttAATAATTGATACATGTAAATTTACACAATATTTTAATCTTTCAAAATACGGCTCAATTCCCTATATAGcatcatttacacttttatttccctatttaacatctttttgtttttatttccctatctagcacccttttatttttatttctctatctagcacccttttattttttatttccctatctagcactatttcaaaaataaataataaattatttttttttataattttaattttgaatatattaaaaaataagtatttttaatgtttaaaatagttagaaatataattaatgaataaagaaatgagtttttacaaaataaaaataaaa
This region includes:
- the LOC137837104 gene encoding uncharacterized protein isoform X2, which gives rise to MANNILTMTNHNFELECKRIHDSLGDLSQLIPSLTCRTLLEKQKLKETFKAIYGEELTSYLQRDAAVVRESLQQDETDFKALVEIFVCRKSSHVLLITQAYQRMFRRQLDQDIIHLDPPHPFQKILVALAASHKAHQVDVNHHISKSDARRLYETGEGGLGAADEAVVLEILSKRSIPQLKQTFLSYKHIYGHDYTKSINRGNYGQFDKALMVVVKCICNPAHYYAKKLYTSIKGETKVFARALVSRAEVDMDEIRRVFKEKYDKELADVICEGLPSGDYRDFLVALATRSCCI
- the LOC137837106 gene encoding probable transcription factor At1g11510 gives rise to the protein MPQKRKKRPPPPIEDPPTASSSESEEGDDRPRSSQPHAAAAAPPPVAAAQVSSSEDEDDSSEEDKKQRSTLPASANPPSNAHPKSSFSESDTDSEPTRAKSKSKPKPKSKPTDQLQPQDQAQRSSAQVKPVSKRSIHKTDPKRLKKKRADAPSSSVANDATEEDGNKSGSQAKLFQRIWSPEDEVGILKGILEFISMTGQDPYRYADAFHSFIKKSLHVEFSSLQLKEKIRRMKKRCKTHLERQAEGKEPRLLKPHDQTLFEFSKKIWIDWPNGLVEKPKFNGKGRKPKKKESATTSVPKAKDNVLPQPSAPLLALPAPGEYDSGDVSLLYRKISCFEELDADEMKRGLTLIGESKRKELERRWNMLVHSEMELLANRSLLIGEQIKLISEALQSSSN
- the LOC137837104 gene encoding uncharacterized protein isoform X1; translated protein: MANNILTMTNHNFELECKRIHDSLGDLSQLIPSLTCRTLLEKQKLKETFKAIYGEELTSYLQRYEDLFCPSMNCSALSWWMLDPHDRDAAVVRESLQQDETDFKALVEIFVCRKSSHVLLITQAYQRMFRRQLDQDIIHLDPPHPFQKILVALAASHKAHQVDVNHHISKSDARRLYETGEGGLGAADEAVVLEILSKRSIPQLKQTFLSYKHIYGHDYTKSINRGNYGQFDKALMVVVKCICNPAHYYAKKLYTSIKGETKVFARALVSRAEVDMDEIRRVFKEKYDKELADVICEGLPSGDYRDFLVALATRSCCI
- the LOC137837104 gene encoding uncharacterized protein isoform X3, whose translation is MANNILTMTNHNFELECKRIHDSLGDLSQLIPSLTCRTLLEKQKLKETFKAIYGEELTSYLQRESLQQDETDFKALVEIFVCRKSSHVLLITQAYQRMFRRQLDQDIIHLDPPHPFQKILVALAASHKAHQVDVNHHISKSDARRLYETGEGGLGAADEAVVLEILSKRSIPQLKQTFLSYKHIYGHDYTKSINRGNYGQFDKALMVVVKCICNPAHYYAKKLYTSIKGETKVFARALVSRAEVDMDEIRRVFKEKYDKELADVICEGLPSGDYRDFLVALATRSCCI